One segment of Rosa chinensis cultivar Old Blush chromosome 6, RchiOBHm-V2, whole genome shotgun sequence DNA contains the following:
- the LOC112168991 gene encoding protein BEARSKIN2 yields the protein MATSSGGVPPGFRFHPTDEELLHYYLKKKVSFQKFDMEVIREVDLNRMEPWELQERCRIGSTPQNEWYFFSHKDRKYPTGSRTNRATNAGFWKATGRDKCIRNTYKKIGMRKTLVFYRGRAPHGQKTDWIMHEYRLEDGDDPQGNLSSEDGWVICRVFKKKNLFKVTGNNEGGSSSMNSSDHHHHQQLTMNTNQLQARTFMHTHSSRSDTNQYLLRQQAFELNRPHDPDQDQDQLPPALHYAHLNLQPPPQYSLFHSQALNVPTNSHKTLAAYNDYSTLPSDSSPGHGMVKQLMTNPRDCESTGSESLRYQACEPGLEVNDTTCETNQQAIVNAGGRSSDDQGMSEWAMLDRLVTSHLGNEDSTSKGGASAGARYDQDRNGSSTVNQINQQQQQQLSLRGEMDFWGYAK from the exons ATGGCAACATCAAGTGGAGGTGTTCCCCCAGGGTTCCGATTCCACCCTACCGACGAAGAGCTGCTTCACTATtatttgaagaagaaggtgTCCTTTCAGAAGTTTGACATGGAGGTCATCAGAGAGGTCGACTTGAACAGAATGGAACCTTGGGAGTTGCAAG aGAGATGTAGAATTGGGTCGACTCCGCAAAATGAGTGGTACTTTTTCAGCCACAAAGACAGGAAGTACCCGACAGGGTCAAGGACGAATAGGGCAACAAATGCTGGGTTTTGGAAGGCAACAGGGAGAGACAAGTGCATCAGAAACACCTATAAGAAGATTGGAATGAGGAAAACCCTGGTTttctacagaggaagagcaccCCATGGCCAAAAGACTGATTGGATTATGCATGAGTACCGCCTTGAAGATGGCGATGATCCTCAAGGAAATCTATCTAGT GAAGATGGATGGGTGATATGTAGGGTGtttaaaaagaagaatttaTTCAAGGTAACTGGGAATAATGAAGGAGGAAGCTCTAGCATGAACTCATCagatcatcaccatcatcaacaGCTGACTATGAACACCAACCAATTGCAAGCTCGCACCTTCATGCATACGCATAGCAGCAGATCAGATACCAACCAATACTTACTACGCCAACAAGCCTTTGAACTAAACAGACCTCATGATCCTGATCAAGATCAGGATCAGTTGCCACCCGCCCTCCACTATGCCCACCTCAATTTGCAGCCGCCTCCTCAATACTCTCTTTTCCACTCTCAAGCCCTTAATGTACCAACTAACTCCCACAAAACCCTTGCTGCCTAtaatgactattctaccctcCCTTCCGATTCGTCACCTGGCCATGGCATGGTCAAGCAGCTCATGACCAACCCCAGAGACTGCGAGAGCACTGGCAGCGAGAGCCTCCGGTACCAAGCTTGTGAACCGGGCTTGGAAGTTAACGACACCACGTGCGAAACAAATCAGCAAGCGATAGTTAATGCAGGAGGAAGATCATCAGATGATCAAGGCATGAGCGAATGGGCTATGCTGGACCGGCTTGTAACTTCTCATCTTGGAAATGAAGATTCAACGTCCAAAGGTGGAGCTTCTGCAGGTGCGAGGTATGATCAGGACAGGAATGGATCCTCCACTGTCAACCAGATTAAccagcagcagcaacagcagCTCTCTTTGCGTGGAGAGATGGATTTTTGGGGCTATGCAAAATAG